Proteins encoded in a region of the Lepidochelys kempii isolate rLepKem1 chromosome 24, rLepKem1.hap2, whole genome shotgun sequence genome:
- the OTUD7B gene encoding OTU domain-containing protein 7B isoform X5 produces MWGFHDRDLMLRKSLYTLMDKGVEREALQRRWRWQQTQQNKEVGGEGTKTELLVVTRGGMSRHNSSWLWDLLPLLSGLVYTEEEWQKEWNELIKLASSEPRMHYGTNGGTCGGVDSSEEPVYESLEEFHVFVLAHVLKRPIVVVADTMLRDSGGEAFAPIPFGGIYLPLEVPANKCHRSPLVLAYDQAHFSALVSMEQKEPIKDQAVIPLTDSEHKLLPVHFAVDPGKEWEWDRDDTDNVKLASVTLSLEAKLHLLHSYMNVKWITLPCEMQAPLAQPESPTASAGDDARSAAESGESDKESVCSSTASNSGSKSSKDKEKEKPKRDREKDKDKEKEKKRADSVANKLGSFGKTLGSKLKKNMGGLMHSKTVKGGVSNGQGETLEKKKKGSLKARKGSKEETSQGDLSASAEKTCPGQVSTEKQSDPYKYSNDVKLSLSILRAAMQGERKFIFAGHLKTSNRHQYQEEMIQRYLSDAEERFLAEQKQKEVEKKAFANGGTAAKKLEPEANLHKSEDVLLNPSYPQLPPSYSSQTSEHVIGAKMTAFPSSYSGVFTIPRPAVVNCVEGAHPPSYQDTRRQVAGGSCSSLPPYATLPRHCTQGRPHPYQTSPSHLGRLSPTEMDIPPNYPVECDGPACMAPHSNGCRDPLEQDSLQKGACGDKSKSRILYNVQQTKCKQPTCSFYGHPETGNFCSCCYKEELKRKEREREALIHRF; encoded by the exons ATGTGGGGTTTCCACGATCGAGATCTCATGCTGCGCAAATCACTTTACACCTTAATGGATAAAGGTGTGGAAAGGGAAGCGCTCCAGCGGAGGTGGCGGTGGCAGCAAACACAGCAGAACAAGGAGGTAGGAGGCGAAGGAACGAAGACTGAGCTCTTAGTTGTGACTCGAGGAGGCATGTCCAGGCATAATTCTAGTTGGCTCTGGGACCTGCTTCCTCTTCTG tctggcCTTGTTTACACAGAAGAGGAGTGGCAAAAGGAATGGAATGAGCTAATCAAGCTTGCATCCAGTGAGCCCCGCATGCATTATGGTACAAACGGTGGCACCTGTGGAGG TGTTGACAGCTCTGAAGAGCCAGTGTACGAGAGCCTGGAGGAGTTCCACGTCTTTGTTCTTGCCCATGTGCTGAAGAGGCCTATTGTAGTAGTGGCAGACACTATGCTGCGAGACTCTGGAGGAGAAG CATTTGCTCCTATACCGTTTGGAGGCATCTATCTGCCCCTGGAGGTTCCAGCCAACAAATGTCATCGCTCTCCTTTGGTACTGGCGTATGATCAAGCCCATTTTTCTGCACTAGTATCCATGGAGCAGAAGGAACCCATAAAAGATCAAG CAGTGATCCCTCTGACTGACTCTGAACACAAACTGCTTCCCGTGCACTTTGCTGTGGATCCTGGGAAAGAATGGGAGTGGGACAGAGATGACACTGATAATGTCAAACTAGCAAG tgtgacATTATCATTGGAAGCAAAACTACATTTGCTGCACAGTTACATGAATGTTAAGTGGATCACCTTGCCGTGTGAAATGCAG GCCCCTCTAGCCCAGCCAGAATCCCCTACTGCTTCCGCCGGAGATGATGCCCGCTCAGCTGCGGAATCCGGGGAGTCGGACAAGGAATCTGTCTGCAGTAGCACCGCCAGCAACAGTGGCAGTAAGAGCAGCAAGGACAAGGAGAAAGAGAAGCCGAAGAGAGACCGAGAGAAGGACAAAGAcaaggagaaagagaagaaacgGGCCGACTCGGTTGCTAATAAGCTGGGCAGCTTTGGCAAGACTTTGGGAAGTAAGCTAAAAAAGAACATGGGTGGCTTGATGCACAGTAAAACTGTCAAAGGAGGAGTGAGCAATGGGCAGGGGGAAACcttggagaagaagaagaaaggatcCTTAAAGGCGAGGAAAGGCAGCAAAGAAGAAACTTCCCAAGGGGATTTGTCGGCCTCTGCTGAGAAGACCTGCCCAGGCCAAGTGAGCACCGAGAAGCAGTCGGATCCCTATAAATACAGCAACGACGTGAAACTTAGCCTAAGCATCCTGCGAGCAGCCATGCAGGGTGAGCGGAAGTTTATCTTCGCTGGCCACCTCAAGACCAGCAACCGGCACCAGTACCAGGAAGAGATGATCCAGAGGTACCTTTCTGATGCCGAGGAGCGCTTCTTGGCTGAGCAGAAGCAAAAGGAGGTAGAGAAGAAGGCCTTTGCAAACGGCGGTACTGCCGCCAAGAAGCTGGAACCGGAGGCTAATCTTCACAAAAGCGAGGATGTGCTACTGAATCCATCCTACCCCCAGTTGCCTCCTAGTTATAGCAGCCAGACCTCGGAGCATGTTATAGGAGCTAAAATGACAGCTTTTCCTTCCAGCTACTCGGGGGTCTTTACCATTCCCCGGCCCGCTGTGGTCAACTGTGTAGAAGGCGCACATCCCCCCAGCTATCAAGATACCAGGAGGCAGGTAGCAGGtgggtcctgcagcagccttccTCCCTATGCTACCTTACCCAGACATTGCACTCAGGGGCGGCCTCATCCGTACCAAACTAGCCCTTCCCACCTGGGACGGCTCTCCCCAACAGAGATGGATATACCCCCAAATTACCCCGTCGAGTGCGACGGCCCCGCCTGCATGGCCCCCCACAGCAACGGCTGCAGGGACCCCCTAGAGCAGGACAGCTTGCAGAAGGGAGCATGCGGGGACAAAAGCAAAAGCCGAATACTTTATAACGTTCAGCAGACCAAATGCAAGCAGCCGACCTGCAGTTTTTACGGGCATCCGGAAACTGGGAATTTCTGCTCctgctgttacaaagaggagctAAAACGCAAAGAGAGGGAACGAGAAGCACTAATACACAGGTTCTGA